From one Lotus japonicus ecotype B-129 chromosome 3, LjGifu_v1.2 genomic stretch:
- the LOC130747691 gene encoding uncharacterized protein LOC130747691 isoform X3 → MGSKASVADQKMQVEENVHSQVKAFCTFMDEILRSNEKMVTDSFELSLQANTLPHHSGTSSAKGRCDPPTKYPAASKRRPLSQAEVSQKLKDQIGYSLDVRPSQISHKDAGQGLFLDGVADVGAVLAFYPGVVYFPSHCHCIPGYLDEKNPYLITRYDGTVIDAQPWSRRGDQQELWNGRNMLENKVEVEGAEKGADSLSKPLEGSQVDSSDDVLECRNPLALAHFANHPAKGMLPNVMVCPYDFPLTENNMRVYIPNILYRNAEVNVKSFSRFWFKIGVSRNSESKVPTLNTVVLVATRALQDEELLLNYRLSNSKRRPEWYAPLDEEEDMSS, encoded by the exons ATGGGCAGTAAAGCCTCAGTTGCTGATCAAAAGATGCAAGTGGAAGAAAATGTTCATTCTCAAGTAAAAGCCTTTTGCACGTTCATGGATGAAATACTTCGTTCAAATGAAAAGATGGTGACTGACTCCTTTGAGTTATCTCTACAAGCAAACACTTTGCCTCACCATAGTGGAACTAGTTCAGCTAAGGGTCGGTGTGACCCACCAACTAAATATCCTG CTGCCTCTAAACGAAGGCCATTAAGCCAAGCTGAAGTTTCTCAGAAATTAAAGGATCAAATTGGCTACAGTCTTGATGTGAGACCTTCTCAAATATCTCACAAGGATGCTGGGCAAGGTCTATTTTTAGATGGGGTAGCAGATGTGGGTGCTGTGCTAGCCTTTTATCCTGGTGTAGTCTACTTTCCATCTCATTGTCATTGTATTCCTGGATATCTTGATGAGAAGAACCCTTATTTGATAACAAGATATGATGGAACTGTCATTGACGCCCAACCTTGGAGTCGTAGAGGTGATCAGCAAGAACTGTGGAATGGTAGAAATATGTTAGAAAACAAGGTTGAAGTGGAAGGAGCTGAGAAAGGTGCAGACAGCCTAAGTAAGCCTTTGGAAGGATCCCAAGTAGATAGTAGCGATGATGTACTTGAGTGTAGAAACCCATTAGCCTTGGCACACTTCGCTAATCACCCTGCGAAAGGGATGCTTCCAAATGTCATGGTTTGCCCTTATGACTTTCCATTGACTGAAAACAACATGAGAGTTTACATTCCTAATATCTTATATAGAAATGCAGAGGTCAATGTGAAGAGTTTTAGCAGGTTTTGGTTCAAAATTGGGGTTTCAAGAAATAGTGAATCAAAAGTTCCTACTCTAAATACTGTTGTTTTGGTAGCAACTAGGGCTCTTCAAGATGAGGAACTACTTCTGAACTACAGGCTGAGCAACTCTAAGCGGCGGCCAGAATGGTATGCTCCATTGGATGAAGAAGAGGACATGAGCAGTTGA
- the LOC130747691 gene encoding uncharacterized protein LOC130747691 isoform X2, with amino-acid sequence MLISIVCSFIQGKDADEADAEEIIEMGSKASVADQKMQVEENVHSQVKAFCTFMDEILRSNEKMVTDSFELSLQANTLPHHSGTSSAKGRCDPPTKYPAASKRRPLSQAEVSQKLKDQIGYSLDVRPSQISHKDAGQGLFLDGVADVGAVLAFYPGVVYFPSHCHCIPGYLDEKNPYLITRYDGTVIDAQPWSRRGDQQELWNGRNMLENKVEVEGAEKGADSLSKPLEGSQVDSSDDVLECRNPLALAHFANHPAKGMLPNVMVCPYDFPLTENNMRVYIPNILYRNAEVNVKSFSRFWFKIGVSRNSESKVPTLNTVVLVATRALQDEELLLNYRLSNSKRRPEWYAPLDEEEDMSS; translated from the exons ATGCTGATATCAATCGTTTGTTCTTTTATACAAG GGAAGGATGCTGATGAAGCAGACGCAGAAGAGATTATTGAAATGGGCAGTAAAGCCTCAGTTGCTGATCAAAAGATGCAAGTGGAAGAAAATGTTCATTCTCAAGTAAAAGCCTTTTGCACGTTCATGGATGAAATACTTCGTTCAAATGAAAAGATGGTGACTGACTCCTTTGAGTTATCTCTACAAGCAAACACTTTGCCTCACCATAGTGGAACTAGTTCAGCTAAGGGTCGGTGTGACCCACCAACTAAATATCCTG CTGCCTCTAAACGAAGGCCATTAAGCCAAGCTGAAGTTTCTCAGAAATTAAAGGATCAAATTGGCTACAGTCTTGATGTGAGACCTTCTCAAATATCTCACAAGGATGCTGGGCAAGGTCTATTTTTAGATGGGGTAGCAGATGTGGGTGCTGTGCTAGCCTTTTATCCTGGTGTAGTCTACTTTCCATCTCATTGTCATTGTATTCCTGGATATCTTGATGAGAAGAACCCTTATTTGATAACAAGATATGATGGAACTGTCATTGACGCCCAACCTTGGAGTCGTAGAGGTGATCAGCAAGAACTGTGGAATGGTAGAAATATGTTAGAAAACAAGGTTGAAGTGGAAGGAGCTGAGAAAGGTGCAGACAGCCTAAGTAAGCCTTTGGAAGGATCCCAAGTAGATAGTAGCGATGATGTACTTGAGTGTAGAAACCCATTAGCCTTGGCACACTTCGCTAATCACCCTGCGAAAGGGATGCTTCCAAATGTCATGGTTTGCCCTTATGACTTTCCATTGACTGAAAACAACATGAGAGTTTACATTCCTAATATCTTATATAGAAATGCAGAGGTCAATGTGAAGAGTTTTAGCAGGTTTTGGTTCAAAATTGGGGTTTCAAGAAATAGTGAATCAAAAGTTCCTACTCTAAATACTGTTGTTTTGGTAGCAACTAGGGCTCTTCAAGATGAGGAACTACTTCTGAACTACAGGCTGAGCAACTCTAAGCGGCGGCCAGAATGGTATGCTCCATTGGATGAAGAAGAGGACATGAGCAGTTGA
- the LOC130747693 gene encoding LOW QUALITY PROTEIN: abscisic acid 8'-hydroxylase 2-like (The sequence of the model RefSeq protein was modified relative to this genomic sequence to represent the inferred CDS: inserted 3 bases in 2 codons) — translation MQLFTSLPAFYPHLLPSLLFCSSFLVFVYLFLQQWLQSKCKRFPPGSMGWPYLGETSKLYNEHPNTFFSNRQKRYGDIXILGCPSVVISSPEAMRTVLVTQAHLFRPTYPVSKEKMIGPEAVFFQQGEYHSMLKKLIQATFKPSAIKTSVSEVEKIVLKLLPTWVNTTINALQEMKRYAFEVAAISAFGQIMKLEMEQIKGLYRSLEKGYNSSPLYLPGTSYWKSMKARKLLNETIRRLIHERREINDCGGGLLGDYLRARGHKMDQLTDSQIADXFGVIFAAHDTTASVLTWVLKYLHDNHNLLQVVTEEQQGIRNKLAIENRGLTWDDTRQMSLSGRVIQETLRCASIVSFTFREAVQDVELEGYFIPKGWKVLPLLRSIHHSADFFPHQQTFDPSRFEEKSQEIQTISNEKGYKC, via the exons ATGCAGCTTTTCACATCATTGCCAGCTTTCTATCCTCACCTCCTTCCTTCACTGCTTTTCTGTTCTTCATTTCTTGTGTTTGTGTATCTTTTCCTACAACAATGGCTCCAATCCAAATGCAAACGTTTTCCCCCTGGTTCCATGGGTTGGCCTTACCTAGGAGAGACCTCCAAGCTCTACAATGAACATCCAAATACATTCTTCTCCAACAGACAGAAAAG ATATGGGGATA GAATACTGGGGTGTCCTAGTGTGGTGATTTCAAGCCCTGAGGCAATGAGGACTGTGCTTGTGACTCAAGCACATCTGTTCAGGCCAACATACCCAGTAAGCAAAGAGAAGATGATAGGGCCAGAGGCTGTTTTCTTTCAGCAGGGTGAATATCACTCCATGCTCAAGAAACTGATTCAGGCCACTTTTAAGCCCTCTGCTATAAAAACATCAGTCTCTGAGGTTGAGAAAATTGTCCTTAAACTGCTGCCAACTTGGGTCAACACAACCATCAATGCCTTACAAGAGATGAAGAGG tatgcttttgaggtagctGCCATCTCTGCCTTTGGTCAAATTATGAAGCTTGAAATGGAGCAAATTAAAGGCCTGTATAGGAGCTTGGAGAAGGGCTATAATTCCTCTCCATTATATCTTCCTGGAACTTCCTACTGGAAATCAATGAAG GCAAGGAAGCTTCTGAATGAAACTATAAGGAGATTAATACATGAAAGAAGGGAAATTAATGACTGTGGAGGAGGATTGTTGGGAGATTATCTGAGAGCTAGAGGTCACAAAATGGATCAACTCACTGATTCTCAGATTGCTGA CTTTGGTGTGATCTTTGCTGCACACGATACCACTGCTAGTGTTTTGACATGGGTTCTCAAGTACTTGCATGATAATCACAATCTCCTGCAAGTTGTGACG GAAGAGCAACAAGGAATTAGAAACAAACTAGCTATAGAAAATCGTGGACTTACATGGGATGATACAAGGCAAATGTCACTCTCTGGCAGg GTAATCCAAGAAACTTTGAGGTGTGCAAGCATAGTGTCATTCACATTCAGAGAAGCTGTACAAGATGTTGAGTTGGAAGGTTACTTCATTCCCAAGGGATGGAAGGTCCTTCCCCTCTTGAGAAGCATTCATCACTCTGCTGATTTTTTTCCTCACCAACAAACATTTGACCCTTCAAGATTCGAG GAGAAAAGTCAAGAGATCCAAACAATTTCAAATGAAAAGGGCTACAAATGTTGA
- the LOC130747691 gene encoding uncharacterized protein LOC130747691 isoform X1, whose amino-acid sequence MAFLFQKFQEAVKTLAKSPTFARDPKHLQFDADINRLFFYTSYNRLGKDADEADAEEIIEMGSKASVADQKMQVEENVHSQVKAFCTFMDEILRSNEKMVTDSFELSLQANTLPHHSGTSSAKGRCDPPTKYPAASKRRPLSQAEVSQKLKDQIGYSLDVRPSQISHKDAGQGLFLDGVADVGAVLAFYPGVVYFPSHCHCIPGYLDEKNPYLITRYDGTVIDAQPWSRRGDQQELWNGRNMLENKVEVEGAEKGADSLSKPLEGSQVDSSDDVLECRNPLALAHFANHPAKGMLPNVMVCPYDFPLTENNMRVYIPNILYRNAEVNVKSFSRFWFKIGVSRNSESKVPTLNTVVLVATRALQDEELLLNYRLSNSKRRPEWYAPLDEEEDMSS is encoded by the exons ATGGCTTTTTTATTTCAGAAATTTCAAGAG GCTGTGAAAACACTTGCAAAAAGTCCTACTTTTGCTAGGGACCCGAAACATCTACAATTTGATGCTGATATCAATCGTTTGTTCTTTTATACAAG CTACAATCGGTTAGGGAAGGATGCTGATGAAGCAGACGCAGAAGAGATTATTGAAATGGGCAGTAAAGCCTCAGTTGCTGATCAAAAGATGCAAGTGGAAGAAAATGTTCATTCTCAAGTAAAAGCCTTTTGCACGTTCATGGATGAAATACTTCGTTCAAATGAAAAGATGGTGACTGACTCCTTTGAGTTATCTCTACAAGCAAACACTTTGCCTCACCATAGTGGAACTAGTTCAGCTAAGGGTCGGTGTGACCCACCAACTAAATATCCTG CTGCCTCTAAACGAAGGCCATTAAGCCAAGCTGAAGTTTCTCAGAAATTAAAGGATCAAATTGGCTACAGTCTTGATGTGAGACCTTCTCAAATATCTCACAAGGATGCTGGGCAAGGTCTATTTTTAGATGGGGTAGCAGATGTGGGTGCTGTGCTAGCCTTTTATCCTGGTGTAGTCTACTTTCCATCTCATTGTCATTGTATTCCTGGATATCTTGATGAGAAGAACCCTTATTTGATAACAAGATATGATGGAACTGTCATTGACGCCCAACCTTGGAGTCGTAGAGGTGATCAGCAAGAACTGTGGAATGGTAGAAATATGTTAGAAAACAAGGTTGAAGTGGAAGGAGCTGAGAAAGGTGCAGACAGCCTAAGTAAGCCTTTGGAAGGATCCCAAGTAGATAGTAGCGATGATGTACTTGAGTGTAGAAACCCATTAGCCTTGGCACACTTCGCTAATCACCCTGCGAAAGGGATGCTTCCAAATGTCATGGTTTGCCCTTATGACTTTCCATTGACTGAAAACAACATGAGAGTTTACATTCCTAATATCTTATATAGAAATGCAGAGGTCAATGTGAAGAGTTTTAGCAGGTTTTGGTTCAAAATTGGGGTTTCAAGAAATAGTGAATCAAAAGTTCCTACTCTAAATACTGTTGTTTTGGTAGCAACTAGGGCTCTTCAAGATGAGGAACTACTTCTGAACTACAGGCTGAGCAACTCTAAGCGGCGGCCAGAATGGTATGCTCCATTGGATGAAGAAGAGGACATGAGCAGTTGA